The following nucleotide sequence is from Synechococcus sp. KORDI-52.
CTCCACCAGATCCCGCAGACCCTCGGCCTGAGAGCGGCCCTGCTCAATGATCGTGGCGGCCTCCCCCTTGGCCTCAGCCATCATCGTCTGACATTCCGATTCCGCCGGCGCCACGATGTCGGCCTGCAGTTGTTCCGTCACCTTCTTGATCCGCTCGGTTTGCACGGGCAGTTCAGCTTCGGCTCGCGCCAGTTCGGCTCCCACGCTGGCCTCCACTTCGGCGACGAGAGCCGCACGCCGTGTGAGGGCATCGGTGGTGCGTTTCTCTGCGTTGGCGGTGGCGATGGCCAGGTCTTTATCCAGGCGCCGCAGATCTGTGATGCGCTGGTTTTCCGCCTGCTGCACGGCGGATTGTGACTTGGCTTCTGCCTCGGCAATGCGCGAATCCCGCTTCAACTCCACCAATTGCTTCCGCCCGATGGAATCGAGGTAGCGCACATCATCGGAAATGTTCTGAATCTGCAGGGTGTCCAGCACCAGCCCGAGGCGCTGAAGATCGTCCTCGGCTTCCTCAAGGAGGGTGCGGGCGAAGGTCACTTTGTCCTCATTCAGCTGTTCGGGGGTCAGGCTCGACATCACGCCTCTGAGATTTCCCTCCAGGGTTTCCTTGGCGATGTGTCGGATCTCGTCTTGGCTTTTCCCGATCAGCCGCTCGATGGCGTTGTGAATCCCCGGCTCATCTCCGGAGATCTTGATGTTCGCGACACCGGAGACGTTCAACGGTATGCCTCCTTTGGAGTAGGCGTTCTCGACCCGTAAATCGATGATCATGTTGCTGAGATCCAGCCGCATCACTTCCTCGAGAACCGGAATCCGCAAGGCGCTGCCACCACGAACCGTGCGGTATCCCACGTTTTGGCCACTCCCGGTGCGTCGCCGCAGTCCGGCGAAGATCAGCACCTCACTGGGCTGACAGATGTAGTAGAGCTGGCGTAACAAAAGGATGAAGGCCCAGAGACCGGCAGCACCGGTAAGGCCGACAGCAACAAACATCAGAGGTCTCCTGAATCACGAAGGGTCGTTGTGCTGCTCAAGGTGGCCAACAGATCAATACCGAGGATCTGATGCACCTGGTCGAAGAACTGACGCACCACCCGGTGGTTGAGCTCCACAAGGCTGGCCAGGCTGGAGGCGTCATTCCCATCCAGCGTTGTGATGCGCTTCAGCTGGATGCGGCTGGGCAGTTGCGTTGCCTGGTTCAGCACCATCTCAATCTGTTGAAGCAGAAACACGAGTTCGGCGGTGCTGCCGGCTTCGTTCCAGACGGTGGTGAGCAGATCATTCACCAGCGCGCTGGCTTTCACGTCTTCTGCTGTTGCTGCCGCTCGGCCCCGGGCCCGCAACTCCTTGGCCTGTTGATTGGCCTGGGCTGGGAGAACCTCCTCCGCCTGGAGTCGTAATCGCTCCAGTTGTGCACGCACCTGTTGCAGTTTCTGCTCAGCACGGGCCCGCGCCTCGAGCTCTGCGGCAGCGGTGCGTTCCTCTTCGGATCGTGCCTTCTTTTCCATTTCCGCGATCTGGGTGCGGACGGCGTTGTCTTTCTGCAGCACCGTGGTCTCGGCTTCGGTGCGGACGACTTCAGCCACTTCTTCCATTTCTGCCTCCACCCTCTCGGCCTGACCGATCGCTTCCGCTTCGGCGATTTCCGCATCCCGCACGATCTGGGCAACGCGTCGACGGCTGATCGAATTCAGATAGTCAACGTCGTCCGACACGCTCTGAATCTTGAGGGTGTCGAGCTGAAGGCCCAGTCGCCGCATGTCTGCACCGACATCCTCCGCGATCTGTTCAGCAAACCGCAGCCGGTCTTCATTCACCTGTTCCGGCGTGAGCTGAGCAAGCACGCTGCGCAGGTTGCCTTCCAGGTTCTCTTTCGCCACCTGCACGATCTCGTTCTGGTGATGGCCGAGGAAACGTTCAATGGCGTTGTTGCGGATCTCAGGATCCGTGCTCACCTTCACGTTGGCGATCGCCTGAATGTTGAGGGGCGTTCCCCCGTGGGAGTAGGCGTTGTTGACTTCCACCACAACCGGCAACAGGGTCACATCCATGCGCCGTGCTGTTTCCAGGATTGGTTTGACGAAGGTCCAGCCACCATTGGCCACCACGCGATAACCCTTTGTTCCCTGGCCCTGGTTCGAGCGCGAGCCGGTGACCACAAGCATTTCGTTGGGCCTGCAGATCCGGATCATCCAGCGGCTGATCAGGTTCAACGCCACCAGGGTGACCACCACAAAGGCGGCTCCCCCCATGATCAATTCACCTTGGTTGCGGGTGCTGAAGGAAAGAGGTGGAGCTCCGCTCTGGGCTTGGAGCAACTGTCTTGGCATCAGCGCCGAAAAAATCCATCTCCTGCTTAGCGGCGGAGCCCTGAGTCGACCATCAACGTGATGGCTGTAGGGCTTCGACTTGCAGGGTGTGCTCGTCGCTGGCCACCACCACCACGCGGGTGTTGGCGGGCAGAACTCCTTTGGGACTGATGGCGGGTCGGCGCAGCAAACTCCCTTTCACCGTCACTTCCACAAAACCGCGACGTTCAGCATCCATCGCCAGAGTCACCACCCCCTCGAGGCCGGTCAAGTCGTCGCTGCGCACCAGGCTGTCGGCCTCACGCCGACCAATCAGCCGCAGCAGACGGGTCGCCGCCAGACCCATGCCACAACCCAGGCCCAGGGCCACCAGGCTGGAGGGCCAGCCGGCGCCGTTGCGCATCAGCAGTTGCATCAGGAGTCCAGACAAGCCAAAGCCTGTGAGCCCAAACGACCAGAACGGAGTGCTGAACATCAGGCTCAGCGGCCCACCTTCGCCATCGCTGACGCCGTCATCACTCAAAGAGAGGCCGATCAGCAGCAGCCCGGCGACAAGACAGAACAGATAGGAGTTGAGCATGGTGCGCGCGTTCAGAGGGGGGCTTCGGGCATCACCGCGACGAGAACCTGCTCCAGGTCCTGCATGAACAGCTGCATCGCCTCACGTCGATTGCTGCGGTATTGACTCAGTCTGGGTCTGACGGGCAACGCCTGCCCAAGACGCAGTTCCACCCGTTGCGCTCCGAGGCTCGGCTGTCCCCTCCAGGGTTTGTCTTCGATCCAGCCGATCGCCTCCTCAACCAGCAGCAACATCTCGGCAAAACGGTCGAAGTCGGGTCGATCGCTGATGTAGTGGCCACTCACGCTGGTGAAATGCTCCACCAGTCGCATGCGCGTGAGCTGGAGGTCGGCTTCGCGCGCCTCCCAGTCGGCCAGGCTCCGCTCCAGGGGCGGGATTTGATCAACACCTTCCCTGTAGATCCGATCCCAGGCCGCCTGTTCGATCCGTCGGCAACGTTCCTGAAGATTGCCGACGGCACGCAGGCCGAAATGGGCCTCGGCTTTGGCCAGGCCTTGCAGGCGGTAGGCCTCGATGCGTTCGCTGAACGTTTGCTCTTGATTGGGTTTCAGCCGCTCAAGTTGTTCAAGGGCGCTGAGCAGATTCATCCCGATCTGGATCAGCCGGTCGCGCCGGTCTGTTTCGGGAGTCCCGGAGCTGCCAGTGGCGCTGGCAATGCCGAGATGGCGTTCCAGGGCTTTCAACCTCACATCAAGGACCCCCCAGTTGTGTTTCCTCCAGCTGTAGTGAATGCCCACAGGCAAGACCTCCAGTTGCCTCTCATCGCCTGCTTTCTCCAGGTCCTCCGCGGCCCAGAACGCCAGTTGAGCGACCCCCGGTTCCAAAGGCGCCATCTCTCCTGACAAGTTGTTCGTTGCCCCTTCCGGCGCCACCACCAAGGGGTATCGCCCCTGGGCGAGAGCCGCGCGGGCCTGGGAGAGCGCTGGGCGGTCCAGGCGACCGCGATGGATCGCGATACCGCCACTGCGCTGGAGCAGCCAACCGATCACGGGGCCAGCCCAGATCGGAATGCCGCGGTCGTAGAGAAACCGCAGCTGGATGGGTCGTGCCAGCGGCAGATTGAGCCGACGGGCGGCCCGTGGAACACGGTTCCAGAACAAATCCGCCAGCACCACCGGATCGCGGGTGCTGGGGTGGCGAAAGGCAATCAGCAGATTGCAGCGTCCCGACTGCTGGGCCGCAAAAGCTTTGGCCAGGCCATCCGCCGCATCGCGATGGCTGAGTTCGAGCCCCTGACTGCGGAAGAGCAGAGGCAGCAGCCGGCTGACCATGGCCTGCACCATCCGGCTGGGGCGGGTGGGCAGCCGCCGCAGTGCGGGACGGGCGTTCTGGGTGAAGGCGCGGGGCATCGAACCGGCAACAGCGCGCCCATACTGATCCGATGGACCTCTTGCTGGAACCCCTCAGTCACGCCTTCATGGTCAAGGCCTTGTTGATCAGCGCCCTCGTCGGGGGTGTTTGCGGGCTGCTGTCCTGTTTCATGACCCTGAAGGGATGGGCCTTGATGGGAGATGCCGTCTCCCATGCCGTTCTCCCCGGCGTTGTGGTGGCCTACGCCCTGGGTCTCCCGTTCTCTCTCGGGGCCTTTGTCTTCGGTGTCGGTTCCGTTGCTGCCATCGGCTTTGTGAAGCAGAAGTCCCGGGTGAAGGAAGACACCGTCATCGGGTTGGTCTTCACCGGTTTCTTCGCCCTGGGTCTCGTTCTCGTCTCCAAGACGCGCAGCAACATCGATCTCACCCACATCCTGTTCGGCAACGTTCTGGGGATCTCGGCGGGAGACGTGCAACAGACCCTGGTGATTTCGGCGCTGGTGCTGGTGTTGCTGCTGCTGTTCCGCAGGGATCTGATGCTCTTCTGTTTTGACCCCACCCACGCCCGTTCGATCGGCATCAACACAGGACTTCTTCACTACATGCTGTTGGGGCTTCTGTCCTTAGCCGCCGTCGCCGGTCTGCAGACCGTTGGCATCATCCTGGTGGTGGCCATGCTCGTGACCCCTGGTGCCACGGCTTATCTCCTCACCGATCGGTTTGACCGGATGACGTTGTTGGCCGTCACCAGCAGTGTTTTCTCCAGCGTCCTCGGGGTGTTCATCAGCTACTGGACCGACAGCTCCACCGCCGGTTGCATCGTTCTGGCCCAGACCGCGCAATTCATCCTGGCCTTCCTTCTGGCCCCGAAGCAGGGGGTGCTGCGACGTCTGTGATCGCTGGATCAGTCCTCGTCGTCGTCCCAGTCAACGATGTCGTTGAAGCGCTGAACACCGGCTTCCCGGAAGTGAAACTCCTTGGCGGAACGCCCCTGGTCGGATTTCGGTTGCTGGGAACCGTCCTGGTCCCACGGCTCGCTGTAATCAAGGTCGTCCCGCATGTCCTGGACCGGCTCAGGAGGCTTCGCTGTCATCCCACTTGGCTTTGCCATCCAGCAGTTCGATCAGCTCCTGTAGCTTGCCCATGGTGATGCGCACATCGGCACCGTCGGGAAGAACACCATCGGCCACCACGTTGTAGTGGTCACGGCACTGGTTGCGCAGTTCCTGCAGACGCTTTTTGGTGATGGTCTTCTTCTGTTCTGCCGTTGCCATGGCGATTGCGGGGACTGGAACTCATCCCTAGCAGACCAGCGTGCTGTTTCTGGTGTCACCCGGGGAGGACCTGGCGAAAGCCATGGGCCTCGACCACATTGAGCGGGGTCATGAACAACCCACTCAGTTCGGCTGGCCGGAGCATGTCCCGCGGACTTCCATCTCCAACAATCGTTCCTTGCCTCAGGAACAGCACCCGTTGCATCTCCGGCACGATCGTGTCCACCCGGTGGGTGACTTGCACCACGGTGGTTCCCGCCTGGATCAAGCCCCGGAGGATGGTCAGCAATTGATGGCAGGCCCGTAGATCGAGGGCGCGGCTCGGTTCATCCAGCACCAGCACCTCGGGCTGGTGGACCAAGGCGCGGGCGATCAGAAGGCGGCGCCGCTGGCCGTCCGACAGTGCTCCGTACGAGCGCTCACGGATGCCGTGGAGGTGCAGTTGATGGAGCAGATCCCGCGCCTGCTCCCATTGCTCCTGGCTGGGGTGCTGATCAAGGCCCAGCCGGGTGGCACCAAAGAAACTGCTGACCACCACTTCTTCAACAGCTGTGCGGGGATGAAGGCGTTGTTCCAGTTCGCTGGACACCACTCCCAGACGGGAACGCAACGCCCAGAGGTTCACCGTTTCGCTGCCGAACAGCCGTAGATGGGCGTCGGGCCGTACGACGGGATACAGGCTGCGG
It contains:
- a CDS encoding metal ABC transporter permease encodes the protein MDLLLEPLSHAFMVKALLISALVGGVCGLLSCFMTLKGWALMGDAVSHAVLPGVVVAYALGLPFSLGAFVFGVGSVAAIGFVKQKSRVKEDTVIGLVFTGFFALGLVLVSKTRSNIDLTHILFGNVLGISAGDVQQTLVISALVLVLLLLFRRDLMLFCFDPTHARSIGINTGLLHYMLLGLLSLAAVAGLQTVGIILVVAMLVTPGATAYLLTDRFDRMTLLAVTSSVFSSVLGVFISYWTDSSTAGCIVLAQTAQFILAFLLAPKQGVLRRL
- a CDS encoding 1-acyl-sn-glycerol-3-phosphate acyltransferase; translated protein: MPRAFTQNARPALRRLPTRPSRMVQAMVSRLLPLLFRSQGLELSHRDAADGLAKAFAAQQSGRCNLLIAFRHPSTRDPVVLADLFWNRVPRAARRLNLPLARPIQLRFLYDRGIPIWAGPVIGWLLQRSGGIAIHRGRLDRPALSQARAALAQGRYPLVVAPEGATNNLSGEMAPLEPGVAQLAFWAAEDLEKAGDERQLEVLPVGIHYSWRKHNWGVLDVRLKALERHLGIASATGSSGTPETDRRDRLIQIGMNLLSALEQLERLKPNQEQTFSERIEAYRLQGLAKAEAHFGLRAVGNLQERCRRIEQAAWDRIYREGVDQIPPLERSLADWEAREADLQLTRMRLVEHFTSVSGHYISDRPDFDRFAEMLLLVEEAIGWIEDKPWRGQPSLGAQRVELRLGQALPVRPRLSQYRSNRREAMQLFMQDLEQVLVAVMPEAPL
- a CDS encoding ABC transporter ATP-binding protein, translated to MTTETWLDLRNVEAWLGDRPVLHNLNLQLTLRQSTTVLGPNGAGKSSLVKLIDRSLYPVVRPDAHLRLFGSETVNLWALRSRLGVVSSELEQRLHPRTAVEEVVVSSFFGATRLGLDQHPSQEQWEQARDLLHQLHLHGIRERSYGALSDGQRRRLLIARALVHQPEVLVLDEPSRALDLRACHQLLTILRGLIQAGTTVVQVTHRVDTIVPEMQRVLFLRQGTIVGDGSPRDMLRPAELSGLFMTPLNVVEAHGFRQVLPG
- a CDS encoding flotillin family protein produces the protein MFVAVGLTGAAGLWAFILLLRQLYYICQPSEVLIFAGLRRRTGSGQNVGYRTVRGGSALRIPVLEEVMRLDLSNMIIDLRVENAYSKGGIPLNVSGVANIKISGDEPGIHNAIERLIGKSQDEIRHIAKETLEGNLRGVMSSLTPEQLNEDKVTFARTLLEEAEDDLQRLGLVLDTLQIQNISDDVRYLDSIGRKQLVELKRDSRIAEAEAKSQSAVQQAENQRITDLRRLDKDLAIATANAEKRTTDALTRRAALVAEVEASVGAELARAEAELPVQTERIKKVTEQLQADIVAPAESECQTMMAEAKGEAATIIEQGRSQAEGLRDLVESLKRSGDDAKRLFLLQKLEPLLTMLSDTVQPVEVEEVSLVGEQPGGTTLTIATLLKQFQKSTGLKLPVEFSEAVDVSD
- a CDS encoding flotillin family protein, whose amino-acid sequence is MPRQLLQAQSGAPPLSFSTRNQGELIMGGAAFVVVTLVALNLISRWMIRICRPNEMLVVTGSRSNQGQGTKGYRVVANGGWTFVKPILETARRMDVTLLPVVVEVNNAYSHGGTPLNIQAIANVKVSTDPEIRNNAIERFLGHHQNEIVQVAKENLEGNLRSVLAQLTPEQVNEDRLRFAEQIAEDVGADMRRLGLQLDTLKIQSVSDDVDYLNSISRRRVAQIVRDAEIAEAEAIGQAERVEAEMEEVAEVVRTEAETTVLQKDNAVRTQIAEMEKKARSEEERTAAAELEARARAEQKLQQVRAQLERLRLQAEEVLPAQANQQAKELRARGRAAATAEDVKASALVNDLLTTVWNEAGSTAELVFLLQQIEMVLNQATQLPSRIQLKRITTLDGNDASSLASLVELNHRVVRQFFDQVHQILGIDLLATLSSTTTLRDSGDL